In one window of Leptospira sp. GIMC2001 DNA:
- a CDS encoding mannose-1-phosphate guanylyltransferase: MAGGKGERFWPRSRTNTPKQLRKVYSNKTLLRETIDRALTLTSLDRIFIGTNAVLKKAILEQEKSFPEKNFIIEPEGKNTAPIIALASLHFQKLFNDPVQVVLSADAFIEPAKEFTKTVKIAIGEASNNLVLLGIKPNRPEIGYGYIATGKAQGSALEVKEFVEKPDIKTAGKYIKKPNFYWNPGIFVWKTSMILDEFRKYCPEIIGPLERGFPFKNLGGLGEAFRLIPSLPVDIAIMEKSKSIAMVPASFQWDDVGSWLSLERILPSSKEGNQHQGKETVYYNSKGIVSSVRKDLVAFLGVENLVVVEEEDVLFVSSKDGLNDIKSMLAQMKKNRSLQKYLE; the protein is encoded by the coding sequence ATGGCGGGCGGCAAGGGAGAACGGTTCTGGCCAAGGTCTAGAACGAATACTCCCAAGCAGCTTCGCAAAGTTTACTCCAACAAAACTCTTCTCAGAGAAACCATTGATCGAGCTCTCACTCTCACAAGTTTGGATCGGATTTTTATTGGAACAAATGCTGTTCTTAAGAAAGCAATTTTGGAACAGGAGAAATCTTTTCCTGAGAAGAATTTTATCATTGAGCCTGAAGGCAAAAACACAGCTCCGATCATAGCATTAGCGAGTCTCCATTTCCAAAAGTTGTTCAATGATCCAGTGCAAGTTGTACTTTCCGCTGATGCCTTTATTGAACCAGCTAAGGAATTTACAAAGACAGTCAAGATTGCAATTGGAGAAGCAAGCAACAATCTTGTTCTTCTTGGTATTAAGCCCAACCGTCCAGAGATTGGATATGGATATATTGCCACAGGCAAGGCTCAAGGATCAGCTCTCGAAGTAAAAGAATTTGTTGAGAAGCCTGATATCAAGACTGCAGGCAAATACATCAAGAAACCGAATTTTTATTGGAATCCTGGAATATTTGTTTGGAAAACTTCCATGATTCTAGACGAGTTCCGGAAATATTGTCCAGAAATCATTGGACCTTTAGAGCGGGGTTTTCCTTTTAAGAATCTGGGTGGATTGGGGGAAGCATTTCGACTGATTCCTTCCTTACCTGTTGATATTGCTATTATGGAGAAATCCAAATCGATTGCAATGGTGCCTGCTAGTTTCCAATGGGATGATGTGGGTTCATGGCTTTCTTTGGAGCGAATTCTACCTTCATCTAAAGAAGGCAATCAACACCAAGGTAAAGAGACAGTATATTATAATTCAAAAGGAATTGTTTCATCTGTTCGAAAAGACCTCGTCGCATTTTTGGGAGTTGAAAACCTGGTCGTAGTAGAGGAAGAGGACGTTTTGTTCGTGTCCTCTAAAGATGGGCTAAACGATATAAAATCCATGTTAGCCCAGATGAAGAAAAATCGAAGTTTACAAAAATACCTAGAATAA
- a CDS encoding pyridoxine 5'-phosphate synthase, translated as MIKLSVNVNKIATLRNSRGGNHPDILDLSQKILDYGAHGITIHPREDERHIRTDDIKPLRDLVTHYNQQTSVSREFNIEGEPSERFLQIILDHKPDQATLVPVKPGEITSDHGFQFPQDSERLQPIVAAIKKAGIRVSIFVEAGVQNLQIAKDLGVDRIEFYTGPFAERFDRNPNDGKAMFTRFDYSAREAISKGLEINAGHDLDHKNLELFRALPGLKEVSIGHRLISQALEWGLEKTIKTYLEVLNGK; from the coding sequence ATGATAAAACTCAGCGTAAATGTGAACAAAATAGCAACTCTTCGAAACTCACGAGGTGGCAATCATCCGGACATTCTCGACTTATCTCAGAAAATTTTGGACTATGGAGCTCATGGAATCACAATCCATCCGAGAGAAGACGAAAGGCATATCAGAACAGATGATATAAAACCACTGCGAGACTTGGTAACACACTACAATCAGCAAACGTCTGTCAGTCGTGAATTTAATATTGAAGGAGAACCGTCTGAACGGTTCTTGCAGATCATTCTAGATCACAAGCCAGACCAAGCAACATTGGTTCCCGTTAAACCAGGTGAGATTACATCCGATCACGGTTTCCAATTTCCTCAAGATAGTGAGAGACTCCAACCAATCGTAGCTGCGATCAAGAAGGCTGGGATTCGTGTCTCGATTTTCGTAGAAGCTGGAGTTCAGAATTTACAAATAGCAAAAGATTTGGGAGTAGATAGGATTGAATTTTATACAGGACCTTTTGCGGAGCGATTCGATAGAAATCCCAATGATGGCAAGGCTATGTTTACTCGTTTCGACTATTCAGCAAGAGAGGCAATCAGCAAAGGTTTAGAGATCAATGCAGGACATGACCTCGATCACAAGAACTTAGAATTGTTCCGTGCTCTTCCTGGACTCAAAGAAGTGTCGATAGGGCATAGGCTTATATCTCAAGCCTTGGAATGGGGTTTGGAAAAAACTATCAAGACTTACTTAGAAGTTCTAAATGGAAAATAA
- a CDS encoding chemotaxis protein CheW, with product MSKISNKQMNDQYIIFNLGDEEYAIPISIVEEIVKISNLIRVPKSKSFFAGIMDIRGKVVRMIDLSKKLNIKLAEDKAPDRAIVIKLGGKSVGIIVDKVSHVVHFPQAQIDPPPPSVKGISSRYIIGVGKKDNRFIILIDIEKILTAEEISELSVV from the coding sequence ATGAGCAAAATCTCGAACAAACAGATGAACGATCAATACATCATCTTTAATTTAGGTGATGAAGAATACGCGATACCTATATCCATTGTTGAAGAAATAGTAAAAATTTCCAACTTGATTCGGGTTCCAAAATCCAAGAGTTTTTTTGCTGGGATCATGGACATTCGTGGCAAAGTTGTTCGGATGATCGATCTCTCCAAAAAATTGAATATTAAATTAGCGGAAGATAAAGCGCCCGATCGTGCGATAGTGATTAAGTTAGGTGGGAAATCTGTCGGTATCATTGTGGACAAAGTGTCCCATGTAGTCCATTTTCCTCAGGCTCAGATTGATCCTCCGCCCCCTTCCGTAAAAGGTATTTCTAGCCGTTACATAATTGGTGTTGGCAAGAAGGACAATCGGTTTATCATTCTCATTGATATTGAAAAGATTCTCACTGCTGAAGAAATTTCTGAGCTGAGCGTTGTATAA
- a CDS encoding metallophosphoesterase family protein, with the protein MAKILHTSDLHFSKDDLDYCLDVWKEILDIGTNNNVEALIISGDVFNTFQDLIEAREPFVQATSNIDYPIYCISGNHEYLGLNNRSLGSYDLGKIHWIHSQSFQIFESRSKSWELVAIPYSTKYSDYRDWKIPTKSKPRIIMAHGLIPEILPYTGPDEEEGDHIIELDMLARFNPDYVALGHIHRRTVERLQNLPIYYPGSPRVWRKGEKFERSVNLINIDDSGSINTKPITVEKAGQFIALEWNLDVNGTLPVIDLANTYKAQDYIYVDVLGFSDKESNINQQMDQIKNIWDKKFRKFEISSSNVRYLEGISDLSLVQKFLKTWESKKPDSTNEAQTHRWIRARQIGLEAIANAVEGSK; encoded by the coding sequence ATGGCTAAAATTTTACATACAAGCGATCTTCACTTTTCCAAAGATGATTTGGATTACTGTCTTGATGTCTGGAAAGAAATTCTTGACATCGGAACAAATAACAATGTCGAAGCATTAATAATATCTGGAGATGTTTTTAATACCTTTCAAGACTTGATTGAGGCACGAGAACCTTTTGTCCAAGCGACTTCGAATATTGATTATCCAATCTATTGTATTTCTGGAAATCATGAATATCTTGGTCTTAACAATAGATCCTTAGGTTCCTATGACTTGGGTAAAATCCATTGGATTCATTCCCAATCATTTCAAATTTTTGAATCAAGATCCAAGAGTTGGGAGCTGGTTGCGATTCCCTACTCTACAAAATATTCTGACTATCGCGATTGGAAGATTCCAACCAAATCCAAGCCCCGCATCATTATGGCTCATGGATTGATTCCTGAAATTCTTCCTTATACAGGTCCCGATGAAGAAGAAGGCGACCATATCATTGAGCTGGATATGTTAGCACGATTCAATCCTGATTATGTTGCTCTTGGTCATATTCATCGTAGAACAGTAGAAAGGTTACAGAACCTTCCCATTTACTATCCAGGCTCTCCGAGAGTTTGGAGAAAAGGTGAAAAGTTCGAAAGATCCGTCAATCTAATCAATATTGATGATTCTGGTTCTATAAATACGAAACCAATTACTGTCGAAAAGGCCGGTCAATTTATTGCGCTCGAATGGAATTTAGATGTGAATGGAACTCTACCTGTTATAGATCTAGCAAATACTTATAAAGCTCAAGATTATATTTATGTTGATGTATTAGGATTTTCTGATAAAGAATCAAACATCAATCAACAAATGGATCAGATAAAAAATATTTGGGATAAAAAGTTTAGAAAATTCGAAATTAGTTCAAGCAACGTTCGATACCTCGAAGGAATTTCTGATCTTAGTTTAGTTCAGAAATTTCTAAAAACTTGGGAATCAAAAAAGCCAGATTCTACTAATGAAGCCCAAACACATAGATGGATACGCGCAAGACAGATTGGACTAGAAGCAATCGCAAATGCAGTTGAGGGTTCCAAATGA
- a CDS encoding FYDLN acid domain-containing protein, whose translation MAVKKKVKKAVPKKTSPAKKSKTSSVSTPSAKKASVKKVSPKATVKKESTSVSESSNPLGKKFACYNCGTKFYDLNKPDKICPKCGSDQLAKPAIKSRQAALKSSEYDVEDEEAPPVLADEEDALVDEEEVEETAEEETEEREEE comes from the coding sequence ATGGCAGTTAAAAAGAAAGTAAAAAAGGCAGTCCCGAAAAAGACTTCCCCTGCTAAAAAATCTAAGACCTCGTCCGTCTCCACACCTTCTGCAAAGAAAGCATCAGTTAAGAAAGTTTCTCCGAAAGCAACTGTCAAGAAAGAATCAACGTCCGTCTCTGAATCAAGCAATCCACTTGGCAAGAAATTTGCCTGCTACAATTGCGGAACGAAATTCTATGATCTCAACAAGCCGGATAAAATTTGCCCTAAATGTGGATCCGATCAATTAGCAAAACCCGCAATCAAATCACGACAAGCTGCATTGAAATCATCAGAGTATGATGTCGAAGATGAAGAAGCACCTCCAGTACTTGCGGATGAAGAGGATGCATTAGTTGATGAGGAAGAAGTCGAAGAAACAGCTGAGGAAGAAACAGAAGAGCGCGAGGAAGAATAA
- the miaA gene encoding tRNA (adenosine(37)-N6)-dimethylallyltransferase MiaA, with protein MDYDKGDPFSHLILLAGPTGSGKTNLVTQLDSSIFEVVSFDSRQVYAEMPIGTTQPTQEELNLMPHHLVGYLSPKISVDAKSFSRLASNAIVEIRKRSKIPILVVGTGFYLKAFLYGMYPVPDIPDSIRNELEGYSDSEVEAKLKAVDIEAYQSIQPNDFYRYRRALEVNLAGGLWSDHKKNIQGGFLKEHPNTKTIGYFLDWDRAILYDRINYRAKQLIDPMIEETKFILEKYGRDCPGLRSIGYNFAIDFLDSKTSVDSFYEDIAKAHRNYAKKQITWFRKEPLLNSVSWDFAMESLREFQLLVKNK; from the coding sequence ATGGATTATGATAAGGGTGATCCCTTTTCTCATCTAATTCTACTTGCAGGACCGACTGGATCTGGAAAGACGAATCTTGTAACACAACTGGATTCGTCGATATTCGAAGTTGTATCATTTGATTCTAGGCAAGTTTATGCGGAGATGCCAATCGGCACAACGCAACCAACTCAGGAAGAACTGAATTTGATGCCCCATCATTTGGTGGGATATTTATCCCCTAAGATTTCAGTGGATGCCAAATCTTTTTCGAGACTTGCCTCGAATGCTATAGTCGAGATCAGAAAGCGCTCGAAGATTCCTATTCTTGTTGTGGGAACAGGTTTTTACTTAAAAGCTTTTCTCTATGGAATGTATCCTGTTCCAGATATTCCGGATTCTATTCGCAATGAGCTGGAAGGTTATTCAGATTCAGAAGTTGAAGCCAAACTAAAAGCTGTCGATATAGAAGCCTACCAATCCATTCAGCCCAACGACTTCTATAGATATAGGCGAGCATTGGAAGTGAATCTTGCAGGCGGACTCTGGTCGGATCATAAGAAAAATATCCAAGGTGGATTTCTAAAGGAGCATCCGAATACGAAGACCATCGGATACTTTCTTGATTGGGATCGAGCGATCTTATATGACCGTATCAACTATCGTGCGAAGCAATTGATTGATCCAATGATAGAAGAAACAAAATTTATCTTAGAGAAATACGGACGTGATTGTCCTGGTCTAAGATCTATAGGATACAATTTTGCGATTGACTTTCTAGACAGTAAGACCAGCGTAGATTCATTCTACGAAGATATTGCCAAGGCCCATCGTAATTATGCGAAGAAGCAGATCACTTGGTTTCGAAAGGAACCTCTGCTGAACAGTGTAAGTTGGGATTTTGCTATGGAGAGTCTTCGAGAATTTCAGTTGCTAGTAAAAAATAAATAA
- a CDS encoding ATP-binding protein → MIQSLSLDKFGKFTNKSFKLGKMNFFLGKNEAGKSTIFDAFIVALTKPSGTSKEGKRIKARYGDKPICSASASTNEELDSVEFLNLHTIKAGEIGMDFTDQSWMENLKSKLFSGGIDPTPIIQKLSKNFQTTGSLSHMRVYNELIEESKKLQESIRELENSKKSILSDNADLEQLQSKKESISLQKESSQKKLESISHELDNQDKIRERIKLTEIYHLIEKWNASKSTLQSLEKFSIDKAQEFQDIDFKKIKLKSNIDSFEKQKNDINNRIGQLDIEIEEKRNQFEADNSKNQIALNIRNKIQELILKPIQTTIIRWIYWLLGLGILSLLGGTALTGHHVIYRSDLLIYGLVLLFMGVILIILSYKKEQIADSEATREKLNQLSNEWNIACRSNSKFQTPEELQNQILIFLDDRKSFELEIKNLSEKFLDFKKQLKTIEDSLTTLQKELQSIEAQEKEILQSLQVSSKQEYELQRTKYRSAKDLYQNINEQIQTKLQGKDTNSILLETKRKLDKLDELGIAQQGLDEAAYIQLKNQKLNLESQIQKIKSEEYSLQSQSFEKKVLMEAGLEPLSLRLTQEFDRLHIVKSELEKLEIEREASKIAHDLFQDIAEETNDVFASLSDEISKSSKILFGADRRVEIQNLSGSKKPIKNKESAIAVEDEGGAMRGIDHLSLGTRDSFYVATKLALCEKNDPQLKFFLMDEPFLSLDEARIGKALLVLKNYVEEKGWQIVILSKEESLLKQLRENFDIPVNEIILD, encoded by the coding sequence ATGATTCAATCACTCAGTTTAGACAAATTTGGAAAGTTCACCAATAAATCCTTCAAACTAGGTAAGATGAATTTTTTCCTAGGGAAAAATGAAGCAGGTAAATCAACCATATTTGACGCATTTATTGTTGCCCTGACCAAGCCCAGTGGAACGAGTAAAGAAGGCAAAAGAATCAAAGCTAGGTATGGCGATAAACCAATTTGTTCTGCATCGGCTAGTACCAATGAAGAACTGGATTCGGTAGAATTTTTGAATCTTCATACAATTAAGGCAGGTGAGATAGGAATGGATTTCACGGATCAGAGTTGGATGGAGAATCTCAAATCAAAGCTCTTCTCAGGAGGAATTGATCCAACACCTATCATTCAAAAATTGAGTAAAAATTTCCAAACAACCGGTAGTCTCTCACATATGAGGGTATATAATGAATTGATTGAAGAAAGTAAAAAACTTCAAGAAAGTATTAGAGAATTAGAAAATTCTAAAAAATCAATTCTTTCCGATAATGCCGATTTGGAACAGCTCCAATCCAAAAAAGAATCCATTTCCCTTCAGAAAGAATCATCTCAGAAAAAATTGGAATCAATATCTCATGAATTGGATAATCAAGACAAAATTCGAGAACGAATCAAATTAACAGAAATATATCACCTAATCGAAAAATGGAACGCATCTAAATCAACTCTACAGTCCCTCGAAAAATTTTCTATAGATAAAGCTCAGGAATTCCAAGACATTGATTTCAAAAAAATAAAATTGAAATCAAATATTGATTCATTCGAAAAGCAGAAAAATGATATCAATAACAGAATTGGACAACTCGATATTGAAATAGAAGAAAAACGGAATCAATTCGAAGCTGACAATTCCAAAAATCAAATTGCATTAAATATTCGAAATAAAATTCAAGAACTAATTCTAAAACCAATTCAAACAACCATTATAAGATGGATCTATTGGTTGCTTGGTTTGGGAATTTTGTCCTTACTGGGCGGAACCGCACTAACTGGACATCACGTAATCTATAGATCTGATCTTTTGATCTACGGACTTGTTTTACTTTTTATGGGTGTGATTCTTATCATTCTATCCTATAAGAAAGAACAAATCGCCGATTCTGAAGCTACAAGAGAGAAGCTCAATCAACTTTCCAATGAATGGAATATTGCATGTCGATCCAATTCAAAATTTCAGACGCCTGAAGAACTTCAAAACCAAATACTCATTTTTTTGGATGATCGGAAGAGCTTTGAATTGGAAATTAAAAATCTTAGTGAGAAATTTCTAGATTTCAAAAAACAATTGAAAACTATAGAAGATTCGCTCACGACATTACAAAAAGAACTTCAATCAATTGAAGCTCAAGAAAAAGAAATTCTCCAGTCTCTTCAAGTTTCTTCCAAGCAGGAATATGAATTGCAGCGAACTAAATACCGAAGCGCAAAAGATTTATATCAGAATATTAACGAACAGATACAAACTAAATTACAAGGTAAAGATACAAATTCAATACTCCTAGAAACGAAGAGAAAATTGGATAAACTGGATGAATTAGGCATTGCTCAGCAAGGATTAGATGAAGCTGCCTATATTCAATTGAAAAATCAAAAATTGAATTTAGAATCTCAGATTCAGAAAATCAAATCTGAAGAGTACTCCCTTCAATCACAGTCGTTTGAGAAAAAAGTCCTAATGGAAGCAGGACTCGAGCCTCTCAGTTTGAGACTTACCCAAGAATTTGATCGACTACATATTGTTAAATCAGAATTGGAAAAATTGGAAATCGAAAGAGAAGCATCAAAAATTGCTCATGATTTATTTCAAGATATTGCAGAAGAAACCAACGATGTATTTGCTTCTCTATCAGATGAGATCTCTAAATCGAGCAAGATTTTATTTGGTGCAGATCGAAGGGTTGAGATTCAAAATTTGTCAGGAAGCAAAAAACCTATAAAAAACAAAGAATCTGCAATTGCAGTTGAAGATGAAGGTGGTGCAATGAGAGGAATTGACCATCTATCTCTGGGAACTAGGGATTCTTTCTATGTTGCAACCAAACTTGCTCTCTGCGAAAAGAACGATCCTCAACTCAAATTCTTCCTCATGGATGAGCCATTTTTATCTCTAGATGAGGCAAGAATTGGTAAGGCTCTACTTGTTTTGAAAAATTATGTAGAAGAAAAAGGCTGGCAAATAGTAATACTGAGCAAGGAAGAATCCTTGCTCAAGCAATTACGGGAAAATTTCGATATTCCCGTAAATGAAATTATTCTAGATTAG
- a CDS encoding PP2C family protein-serine/threonine phosphatase: MANEQNTTEDEDKGYRFQLTDYWKKQLHEIQVEGEIRAEVFASKFRFFFITMLAVFTIMSQIGGRPVHEAYFQMTAISILFFFNIFVTFFLRKSTKEKVYYPTIKYTASFLEITLLTTILWFLADTSKNPMHIYSGAMGFLYFTLVALASIRNRRSVIYFAGALALIQYGGLMIYFYADITPIMAMLKEYTDVLAPAMTAAGSKFILISVAPMGIILKTFYMGATVFLIIYSIQNANETAKRQANLMFDTEKKAILQENMRLGMELDVARQLQAMVLPTDLETNSCPGLEVAAMMEAADEVGGDYYDCYPMKDGSTYFAIGDVTGHGLQSGVVMMMAQSSYRTALERDGSSLSDMLNSINGVLYGNINGRMNDSRNLTLSLFRYNNGKIHLTGQHEDFLFMKSGSKKAEVVDTADLGIYVGLTDNIEAMVSEKEFAFNVGDAFLGYTDGVTEAENMAKHFYGHERLVKKFEEVAHKPATEIIKEMYSDLREFMGEREILDDISFIVVKRTS, encoded by the coding sequence ATGGCAAACGAGCAAAATACAACAGAAGATGAAGATAAGGGATACCGATTTCAATTAACAGATTATTGGAAGAAGCAATTACATGAAATCCAGGTCGAAGGTGAGATACGGGCTGAGGTTTTCGCTTCGAAGTTTCGATTTTTCTTCATAACCATGCTAGCAGTTTTTACTATTATGTCTCAAATTGGCGGAAGGCCGGTTCACGAAGCATATTTTCAGATGACTGCCATTTCGATACTTTTCTTTTTTAATATATTCGTAACTTTTTTCCTGCGCAAATCTACAAAAGAAAAAGTTTATTACCCAACTATAAAATACACTGCTAGTTTTTTGGAGATCACACTACTTACAACTATTCTATGGTTTCTCGCTGATACATCGAAGAATCCAATGCATATTTACAGTGGTGCAATGGGATTTTTGTATTTTACATTAGTTGCTCTTGCTTCAATTAGAAATCGGAGATCTGTGATATATTTTGCTGGAGCTTTAGCTCTGATTCAATATGGCGGATTGATGATATACTTTTATGCTGATATTACACCAATCATGGCTATGTTAAAAGAATATACTGATGTTCTTGCGCCCGCGATGACTGCAGCCGGAAGTAAATTTATTCTAATCTCTGTTGCACCGATGGGAATTATTCTAAAAACCTTTTATATGGGTGCGACTGTATTTTTGATCATATATTCCATTCAGAACGCAAACGAAACAGCAAAGCGGCAAGCTAATTTGATGTTTGATACAGAAAAGAAAGCAATTCTACAAGAGAACATGCGACTTGGAATGGAACTAGACGTTGCAAGACAACTTCAAGCGATGGTGCTACCAACGGATCTTGAAACCAATTCTTGTCCAGGCTTAGAAGTTGCAGCCATGATGGAAGCAGCGGATGAAGTGGGAGGAGACTACTACGATTGTTATCCGATGAAAGATGGATCAACTTATTTTGCAATTGGCGATGTAACAGGACATGGTCTTCAATCAGGTGTCGTGATGATGATGGCGCAATCATCTTATCGTACTGCACTTGAGCGAGATGGTTCAAGTCTATCCGATATGTTGAATAGCATAAATGGCGTTTTGTATGGCAACATCAACGGCAGGATGAATGACTCAAGAAACCTAACGCTATCTTTGTTTAGATACAATAATGGAAAAATTCACCTAACGGGACAACATGAAGATTTTCTTTTTATGAAATCGGGAAGTAAAAAAGCCGAAGTAGTGGATACAGCAGATCTAGGAATCTATGTAGGTTTAACGGATAATATTGAAGCAATGGTTTCAGAGAAAGAATTCGCTTTCAATGTAGGCGATGCATTCTTAGGTTATACAGATGGTGTAACTGAAGCTGAGAACATGGCTAAGCATTTCTATGGTCATGAAAGATTGGTTAAGAAATTTGAAGAAGTCGCCCATAAACCAGCAACCGAAATCATTAAGGAAATGTATTCGGATCTACGCGAGTTTATGGGTGAACGAGAAATTCTTGATGACATTAGCTTTATCGTTGTTAAACGGACAAGCTAA
- the hfq gene encoding RNA chaperone Hfq produces MSAKNNIQDQLLNTARKEKVDLTIYLLNGVPLKGRVVSFDNFTIILENETKQNLIYKHAISTIIPAKPIRFHVEEPPKESADA; encoded by the coding sequence ATGTCCGCAAAAAACAATATTCAAGATCAGCTTCTCAACACAGCTAGAAAAGAAAAAGTAGATCTTACAATTTATTTACTCAATGGTGTACCACTTAAAGGTCGAGTTGTCAGCTTTGATAATTTTACAATTATATTAGAAAATGAAACTAAGCAAAATCTAATATACAAACATGCAATTTCCACAATCATACCTGCGAAACCCATTCGTTTCCATGTGGAAGAACCGCCGAAGGAGTCTGCTGACGCTTGA
- a CDS encoding CNNM domain-containing protein: MTLLIIYLFISLFTSSICSVMEAVLLSIPMSFLRTKSDGGNKSAADLIKFKVDIDKPLSAILSLNTVAHTVGAAGVGAQATKVFGEAYFGIVSAVLTILILVLTEIIPKTMGANYSKEIYGISSKIIKSMIFFTYPLVWLSSILTKLLAREKSELTTSREEISALAIIGTEEGVFADKENKIIQNLIQLKSLRIKEVMTPRIVVVTANEDMTFQEFLQNKEFLHFSRIPIFQENKDHITGYVFRGLVFEKLAEGQLSHTLKDIKRDIVTFPKDITLFDAWEEMLHKKEHISLVMDEYGGMDGIVTLEDIIESLLGFEIVDEKDRVDDMQQYALKRWKEKQKKYELLNIDK; encoded by the coding sequence ATGACTCTTTTGATTATCTACCTATTCATCTCACTCTTTACTTCATCTATTTGTTCAGTTATGGAAGCTGTGCTATTATCCATTCCCATGTCTTTTTTAAGAACCAAATCTGATGGCGGTAACAAATCTGCAGCAGATCTAATCAAATTCAAGGTAGATATAGATAAACCTCTCTCAGCAATTCTCTCTCTGAATACAGTGGCGCACACGGTTGGTGCGGCGGGGGTAGGAGCTCAGGCAACCAAGGTTTTTGGTGAAGCATACTTTGGAATTGTCTCGGCAGTATTAACAATATTGATATTAGTTCTTACAGAAATAATTCCAAAAACAATGGGTGCCAATTATAGCAAAGAGATATATGGAATATCATCTAAAATAATCAAATCTATGATATTCTTCACCTATCCCTTAGTTTGGTTATCATCAATTCTCACCAAATTGCTTGCTCGAGAGAAATCAGAATTAACCACAAGCAGGGAAGAAATTTCAGCACTTGCAATTATTGGAACAGAAGAAGGGGTATTTGCTGATAAAGAAAATAAAATCATTCAGAATCTAATTCAACTGAAAAGCTTGCGAATTAAAGAAGTCATGACACCGAGAATTGTTGTTGTTACCGCAAATGAAGATATGACTTTCCAGGAATTTTTACAAAACAAAGAATTTCTGCATTTTTCCAGGATTCCAATCTTTCAAGAAAACAAAGATCATATAACCGGTTATGTATTTCGTGGTCTGGTCTTCGAGAAGTTGGCGGAAGGTCAGCTGAGTCATACTTTGAAAGATATCAAACGGGATATCGTAACCTTCCCTAAAGATATTACTTTATTTGATGCTTGGGAAGAAATGCTTCACAAAAAAGAGCATATTTCCCTAGTTATGGATGAATATGGAGGAATGGATGGAATTGTAACTTTGGAAGATATCATCGAGTCGTTGCTAGGTTTTGAGATTGTGGATGAGAAAGACAGAGTGGACGATATGCAACAATATGCTCTGAAGAGATGGAAGGAAAAACAAAAGAAATACGAGCTATTGAATATAGATAAGTGA
- a CDS encoding phosphate signaling complex PhoU family protein yields the protein MDATNQAISKFFYLRKNLYNMAELVLEQVFLLGDALEGDDYSLAESIIERDDRIDELEKENDNLSQNAILEAIASRNVMGMGNVSDEIILKKDPLRFALSCIRITRNIERLGDQVVNVAAVFKNGHIRKTLFTKDEVMCKILSRVVTLAGMAVESLVEEKERFMGSVNTLEEELNGLCDEAFRKFVDYPDMDKKEFADVYRMITSMERIGDYAVNVAEELVRLNTGHDIRHMDLVK from the coding sequence ATGGATGCTACCAACCAAGCTATATCCAAATTCTTTTACCTTCGTAAGAATCTATACAATATGGCGGAACTTGTTCTTGAACAAGTCTTCTTACTGGGCGACGCCTTAGAAGGCGATGACTATAGCTTGGCTGAATCCATCATTGAACGCGATGATCGAATTGATGAATTAGAAAAAGAAAACGACAACCTTTCTCAGAATGCAATCCTCGAAGCGATCGCTTCAAGAAATGTGATGGGCATGGGTAATGTCAGTGATGAGATCATCCTTAAGAAAGATCCACTTCGCTTTGCTCTATCCTGTATCCGTATAACTAGAAATATAGAAAGGCTAGGAGATCAGGTAGTAAACGTTGCTGCTGTATTCAAGAACGGTCATATTCGAAAAACATTATTTACTAAAGATGAAGTGATGTGTAAGATTCTTTCTCGCGTTGTAACACTTGCGGGAATGGCAGTGGAATCCCTGGTTGAAGAGAAAGAAAGATTCATGGGATCGGTCAATACATTAGAAGAAGAACTCAATGGTCTCTGCGACGAAGCTTTTCGTAAATTTGTTGACTATCCTGATATGGATAAAAAAGAATTTGCCGATGTCTATCGTATGATAACCAGTATGGAAAGAATTGGTGACTATGCGGTCAACGTTGCCGAAGAGCTTGTTCGATTGAACACAGGACACGACATACGACATATGGATCTTGTGAAGTAG